In a single window of the Sander lucioperca isolate FBNREF2018 chromosome 19, SLUC_FBN_1.2, whole genome shotgun sequence genome:
- the LOC116066306 gene encoding uncharacterized protein LOC116066306 isoform X3, which produces MSAKSVQSHVSQISIKSAKRAPSALSTKSAKSHASTKYVKSKASEAQSGKGTGTPDEGDDEEEVQERAQSATSAKTAKSTISVKSTKSKGLGGPADENRSDHEEHAERAPSNISIRSAKSTKSNVSATSGRSKNSEVPLENGVDNPEERVVEGESEGRVMSSMSAQSVQSTISARSNKSKCSAHVAAEESSESADDKNDKQQTEERAPSALSAKSAKSHASTNSTKSKASEVQSGKGTVTPDEGDDEEEAQERAQSATSAKTSKSSISSKSAKSTGLDSPAEENISDHEEHAERAPSNISVRSAKSTKSTISAASKKSKASDIPTDHVADSPEKANEEELDKSRSVSSMSVHSNKSNVTERSSMSKCSADVPVEESITRPKSHASTVSMKSNASNVPPDTNTPKGSNDEEDTLDRAESAMTAKSTISAKSNMSEVLASPTEECACDSLERASSNMSIKSAKSNVSEISKKSKDSDIASEHSNEIADAENEGRVSSISAQSVKSNISARSKKSKCSDVPAEESSESPSEKNGKEQTEERASSCISLRSVESHVSERSFKSKASGVTTDDVGDHEETTKRAPSTFSAKSAKSRASAKSSKSNVSSVQTTGICDEGNDKEETQERAQSAMSAKSTQSAMSIKPSKLNVCDVPSVENMSNNENTVQRPQSTLSAKSARSSKSRQSNISAKSSKSKQSNTHGEENHEETMERSPSSTSIKSANSRQSNASAVSKKAKAAEDGTNIVNENTEDTEVRATSSMSAKSVKSNVTSISTKSKASHNPQNVNGEEDGGNEENVADCEETKERTPSAMSIKSLKSDLSLRSMKSKVSEQTAETHTEEVDQSERTLSVLSVKSNASTRTKSNISEITPSERTAQDEENEVRVCSAMSTKSAKSNNSTKFNKLIASEIPTIEGSDTLYEGNAQEKSKRAPSAMSAKSNMSVRSKKSKVSDVPADVNTSEKEERTLSPVSAKSNRSEMLRTSEIPALTVEESEDRAPTTMSSRSKVSSHKSTASGAKKKKSEGQPKSSLFVKSNQSVKSRKSKVTDILTDECVENKEESIHVPAEEKTSVSPITAGEVVNCVSETCQSAQQPKENKRHVICHAESNESDLSQTLSSSDIVKEIEISSVGESKSSVSKRITNGPLKTRSVKDNKSDKSSKCRYKNTNADDFKLVPSSLPNASPTEVVNEWLNSIPADGDMYGMEEFNENCDGQKQVHTTEEMTRIEDTGNDDSAVENTKDTNEGVMVNSFPNDDIQTSTEAPNADNSPTCTQRDDAAKIFNSSVQVMKVLLNPKLDRSNSLPEISPVYGRKLSTSARGLLDCLVKLQLIDNNPKNANEKDARYQELMNILQSLWLCDPPENEHVFKKGDHHSVDDEFIHTSSSGVDVNSGSTGSGNSSDGVNGNVSHAHTSAETLRKIPEVCEGEADAEAEAKLTSEREVEAMYEEKQKEDDPDPDDTITGNDSPRELPTTPPSSNKSSNKSSENDNKIISQDPDPVWVLNLLTKIEKQFMTHYINAMREFKVRWKLDNNEQLDMMIGELKTEIHKRIQTSINRELRHIQCKAGPPRPPKEAMSRASTTQTEERRQRLKIMLKQSIDHQAEKSDYSATETSYSDQRSENDDEFCPCETCIQKKITYRPPLPAEVMNTAPVVMDFDLKRILLMKNSGPCNTQTVTCTSHSENNTETKVAETLVERVIFKAVREMEGDDVHHDAEDDFAVVEDDVCQDAGQDDESENNEAEDVHTVLAEQTVAEETVNVFSVDNNEEISKTEDEMTDNESGDIGMVEDESIAEDACTAELMNAEEDDVTVTAEELSKEPAEEAETEDEIDVEREIAVYELKEETAEATTAQDENAGEEDDVAATTEDESDKDDAVEEGTVDEEEIAATSADESADENDATADESSKEPAEVPTTEDEMAVEEETAVTDKDESKDEIAEEEIETEEAAVLATTENESDKEEAVDAGTVDDGAETAATSDDSAEDANTNDDETAEEQPAEAATAEETATKNERDVSSEDELKEQTGEDEIEAEETAVAPTTENESDNEEAVEEESKEELAEATKAEENTAEESDVAVTTEDECDEDEAAMNDREETADNDQATSAEDEIAVEKDDVTSEGEAEDNNVAEQADVEATTDHESDKDAAVEATNADESESEVKDRADKATSEDEIAEEKENAVTSEDEMKEEEEEEEEAGDATTADEENAADTTEHESEKEAVTTDEDDTKEEAAELDTATEKENSGEEEIIKADNESKEEEVEENTELVEKDDNVEAESESAIEVSSKAVTENESEEESDESATDENESVNNATTDANETAGEEDTSQVINDESGETHSETKAENETVDESAGEDENAEEDKVATDENGTLSEAERIEVTSAETKSSAEGSAAEDSVHEEEKVEEDDNESHNKELEEGETTGEESEQAENENCTGAETTGDEIEERETAEEESGEAEMAGNEITESGAGEECGADGVSAGEEDGEAQTGREECTDNTEDESEDNTQQLADGEEKGDMTEEHQEDAITETNDETEGPDDVVELKPDEEEILENNDENKLIMEDVDDNNDEQGTNLTQCECINIPNESHDNDEDVEASEREEETETANEGNQGDSADGEDEAEEYSDEPEEETDYGEKDFVPSKTDNQEAAKRAAAKTTLIPLDTLIQVNAESEDGTYADVEDSETDTNSQEEVTSLELKALKNISS; this is translated from the exons ATGTCAGCCAAATCAGTCCAGTCACACGTATCTCAAATATCTATAAAGTCTGCAAAGAGAGCACCAAGTGCTTTGTCAACTAAATCAGCAAAGTCACATGCTTCTACAAAATATGTCAAATCAAAAGCTTCTGAAGCTCAGTCTGGCAAAGGTACTGGCACTCCTGATGAaggagatgatgaagaggaagttCAAGAGAGAGCACAGAGTGCTACGTCAGCCAAAACTGCAAAGTCAACTATTTCTGTCAAATCTACAAAGTCAAAAGGACTTGGTGGTCCAGCTGATGAAAATAGATCTGATCATGAGGAACATGCAGAGAGAGCTCCAAGCAATATATCAATCAGATCAGCAAAATCAACAAAGTCTAATGTTTCTGCAACATCTGGAAGATCGAAAAATTCTGAAGTTCCCTTAGAAAACGGTGTTGACAATCCTGAGGAAAGAGTTGTTGAAGGGGAGAGTGAAGGGAGAGTAATGAGCTCAATGTCAGCACAGTCTGTTCAATCAACCATTTCTGCAAGAtcaaacaagtcaaaatgttCTGCTCATGTTGCAGCGGAAGAAAGCTCTGAGAGTGCTGAtgataaaaatgacaaacagCAAACTGAAGAAAGAGCACCAAGTGCTTTGTCAGCTAAATCAGCAAAGTCACATGCTTCTACAAATTCTACCAAATCAAAAGCTTCCGAAGTTCAGTCTGGCAAAGGTACTGTCACTCCTGATGAaggagatgatgaagaggaagctcaagAGAGGGCACAGAGTGCTACGTCAGCTAAAACTTCAAAGTCATCTATTTCTTCAAAGTCTGCTAAGTCAACAGGACTTGATAGTCCAGCTGAGGAAAATATATCTGATCATGAGGAACATGCAGAGAGAGCTCCGAGCAATATATCAGTCAGATCAGCAAAATCAACAAAGTCAACTATTTCAGCAGCATCTAAGAAATCAAAAGCTTCAGACATTCCTACTGATCACGTTGCTGATTCTCCTGAAAAAGCAAATGAAGAGGAGCTCGATAAAAGCAGATCAGTAAGTTCAATGTCAGTCCATTCAAACAAGTCAAATGTTACTGAAAGATCAAGTATGTCAAAATGTTCAGCTGATGTTCCAGTTGAAGAAAGCATTACCAGACCTAAGTCACATGCTTCTACAGTATCTATGAA ATCAAATGCTTCTAACGTTCCTCCTGATACTAATACTCCCAAGGGAAGCAATGATGAGGAAGACACCTTAGACAGAGCAGAGAGTGCAATGACTGCAAAGTCAACTATTTCTGCAAAATCAAATATGTCAGAAGTCTTGGCTTCCCCAACTGAAGAATGTGCTTGTGATTCTCTGGAAAGAGCTTCAAGCAATATGTCAATCAAATCAGCAAAATCAAATGTTTCTGAAATATCTAAGAAATCAAAAGACTCTGACATCGCTTCTGAACACAGTAATGAAATCGCTGATGCAGAGAATGAAGGGAGAGTGAGCTCAATATCAGCTCAGTCAGTCAAGTCAAATATATCTGCCAGATCAAAAAAGTCCAAATGTTCTGATGTTCCAGCTGAAGAAAGCTCTGAGAGCCCCTCTGAAAAAAATGGCAAAGAGCAAACTGAAGAAAGAGCATCAAGCTGCATTTCACTCAGATCGGTTGAGTCTCATGTTTCTGAAAGATCTTTTAAGTCAAAAGCCTCTGGTGTTACGACTGATGATGTGGGTGATCATGAGGAAACTACAAAGAGAGCCCCTAGCACCTTTTCAGCTAAATCAGCAAAGTCTCGTGCTTCAGCAAAATCTTCAAAATCAAATGTTTCTTCTGTCCAAACTACTGGCATTTGTGATGAAGGGAATGATAAAGAGGAAACTCAAGAGAGAGCACAGAGTGCAATGTCAGCCAAATCCACACAGTCAGCCATGTCGATAAAACCAAGCAAGTTAAACGTTTGTGATGTTCCTTCAGTAGAAAACATGTCAAATAATGAGAACACTGTACAAAGACCACAAAGCACCCTGTCAGCTAAATCAGCCAGATCTTCCAAATCAAGACAGTCAAATATTTCTGCAAAGTCTAGTAAGTCAAAACAATCTAATACTCATGGGGAAGAGAATCATGAGGAGACTATGGAGAGATCACCAAGCAGTACTTCCATCAAATCAGCAAACTCAAGACAGTCAAATGCTTCAGCAGTATCAAAGAAAGCAAAAGCTGCTGAAGATGGCACTAACATTGTGAATGAAAACACTGAAGACACAGAGGTGAGAGCAACAAGCTCAATGTCTGCCAAATCAGTGAAGTCAAATGTCACATCAATATCTACAAAATCAAAAGCTTCTCACAATCCTCAGAATGTAAATGGCGAAGAAGATGGTGGAAATGAAGAAAATGTGGCTGACTGTGAGGAAACTAAAGAGAGAACACCAAGTGCTATGTCAATTAAATCATTAAAGTCCGATTTGTCTTTGAGGTCAATGAAATCAAAAGTTTCGGAACAGACAGCTGAAACACATACTGAAGAGGTAGATCAATCAGAGAGGACTTTAAGTGTTTTGTCAGTAAAGTCAAATGCTTCTACAAGAACCAAGTCCAACATATCTGAAATTACCCCTAGTGAAAGGACTGCACAAGATGAAGAAAATGAAGTAAGAGTGTGTAGTGCGATGTCAACCAAATCagcaaaatcaaataattcaaCAAAATTTAACAAATTAATAGCTTCTGAAATTCCTACAATAGAAGGTTCAGACACTCTTTATGAAGGAAATGCTCAAGAGAAATCTAAGAGAGCTCCAAGTGCCATGTCAGCAAAGTCAAATATGTCAGTAAGATCAAAGAAATCAAAAGTATCTGATGTTCCTGCTGACGTAAATACCAgtgaaaaagaagagagaacaCTTAGCCCTGTGTCTGCAAAATCCAATCGATCTGAAATGTTAAGGACATCTGAAATCCCTGCTCTGACAGTTGAGGAAAGTGAAGACAGAGCACCTACAACCATGTCATCAAGGTCTAAGGTTTCATCACATAAGTCAACAGCATCTGgggctaaaaaaaagaaaagtgaaggTCAGCCAAAAAGTTCTTTATTTGTCAAGTCAAATCAGTCTGTGAAATCTCGGAAATCCAAAGTAACTGATATTTTAACAGATGAATGTGTGGAAAATAAAGAGGAATCCATTCACGTTCCTGCTGAGGAGAAGACCAGTGTTTCTCCAATAACTGCAGGGGAAGTTGTGAATTGTGTCTCAGAAACCTGCCAGAGTGCACAACAACCAAAAGAAAATAAACGCCATGTGATTTGTCATGCAGAGTCGAATGAAAGTGATTTATCACAAACTCTGTCCAGCTCAGATATTGTCAAAGAGATTGAGATTTCATCTGTGGGAGAATCAAAATCCAGTGTGTCTAAGAGGATAACAAATGGTCCACTGAAAACTAGGAGTGTTAAGGataacaaaagtgacaaaagcagTAAATGCAGATACAAGAACACAAATGCTGATGACTTTAAGCTGGTTCCATCCAGCCTTCCAAATGCATCCCCTACTGAGGTTGTGAATGAATGGCTGAATTCAATACCAGCAGATGGTGATATGTATGGCATGGAGGAATTTAATGAAAACTGTGATGGACAAAAACAAGTCCACACAACAGAGGAAATGACCAGAATCGAGGATACTGGAAATGATGACTCTGCAGTTGAGAATACAAAAGACACAAATGAAGGAGTTATGGTGAACAGTTTCCCTAATGATGACATCCAAACAAGCACAGAGGCACCAAATGCTGATAATAGTCCTACCTGTACTCAGAGAGATGATGCCGCAAAAATATTTAATTCCTCCGTACAGGTGATGAAagtacttttaaatccaaagcTCGACAGATCTAACAGTTTACCAGAAATTTCCCCAGTGTATGGACGTAAACTAAGCACTTCAGCTAGAGGTCTTTTGGATTGCCTTGTGAAGTTGCAGTTAATAGACAATAATCCtaaaaatgcaaatgaaaaGGATGCAAGATACCAAGAGCTAATGAACATTCTTCAATCTCTTTGGCTTTGCGATCCTCCAGAAAATGAACATGTGTTTAAGAAGGGTGATCACCATTCTGTGGACGATGAATTCATTCATACTTCATCCTCTGGTGTGGATGTCAACAGTGGCTCCACGGGCTCTGGGAACAGTAGTGATGGTGTGAATGGTAATGTGTCTCATGCACATACAAGTGCAGAAACGTTAAGGAAAATACCAGAAGTCTGTGAAGGTGAAGCAGATGCTGAAGCAGAAGCTAAATTGACATCTGAGAGAGAAGTAGAAGCAATGTATGAGGAAAAACAAAAGGAAGATGATCCAGATCCAGATGACACAATTACAGGCAATGATAGTCCAAGAGAACTTCCTACAACACCACCCTCCTCAAACAAGAGTTCAAACaagagttcagaaaatgacaacaaaataaTTTCTCAAGATCCTGATCCTGTTTGGGTCTTAAACTTATTAACTAAAATAGAAAAGCAGTTCATGACGCATTATATCAATGCAATGAGAGAGTTCAAAGTCAGATGGAAGTTGGATAATAATGAGCAGCTTGATATGATGATAGGTGAACTTAAAACTGAGATCCACAAAAGAATCCAAACAAGTATAAACAGGGAACTGAGGCACATTCAATGTAAGGCGGGCCCACCACGACCTCCTAAAGAAGCGATGTCCCGTGCTTCAACCACGCAAACAGAAGAGAGACGACAGAGGCTGAAGATTATGCTCAAACAATCAATTGATCACCaagcagaaaaaagtgattattcAGCAACAGAAACCTCCTACAGTGACCAGCGCAGTGAAAACGACGACGAATTCTGTCCATGTGAAACATGCATTCAGAAAAAAATTACATATAGGCCGCCACTTCCTGCAGAAGTTATGAATACTGCACCTGTTGTCATGGACTTTGACCTGAAGAGGATTCTGTTGATGAAGAACAGTGGTCCTTGCAATACACAGACAGTCACCTGTACATCTCACTCTGAAAATAACACTGAAACAAAAGTGGCAGAAACACTTGTAGAAAGAGTTATTTTCAAAGCTGTAAGAGAAATGGAAGGGGATGACGTACACCATGATGCTGAAGATGACTTTGCAGTTGTAGAAGATGATGTGTGTCAAGATGCAGGTCAAGATGACGAGTCTGAAAACAATGAAGCAGAAGATGTACATACCGTATTGGCTGAACAGACTGTTGCTGAAGAAACAGTTAATGTCTTTTCTGTAGATAACAATGAGGAAATAAGCAAAACAGAAGATGAAATGACAGATAATGAGAGTGGAGACATAGGCATGGTTGAGGATGAATCCATTGCAGAGGATGCATGCACAGCTGAACTGATGAATGCAGAGGAGGACGATGTCACAGTCACAGCTGAGGAATTGTCAAAGGAACCAGCTGAAGAAGCAGAAACTGAAGATGAGATTGATGTAGAAAGAGAGATTGCTGTGTATGAGTTGAAGGAAGAGACTGCTGAAGCCACCACCGCTCAAGATGAAAATGCAGGAGAAGAGGATGATGTGGCAGCCACAACTGAAGATGAATCTGACAAAGACGACGCTGTGGAAGAAGGGACAGTGGATGAGGAGGAGATTGCTGCCACGAGTGCAGATGAGTCTGCAGATGAGAACGATGCCACAGCTGATGAATCATCAAAAGAACCAGCTGAAGTACCAACAACTGAAGATGAGATGGCTGTAGAGGAAGAGACTGCTGTCACAGACAAAGATGAATCAAAGGATGAAATTGCTGAAGAGGAAATTGAAACAGAGGAGGCTGCTGTGTTAGCCACAACTGAAAATGAATCTGACAAAGAAGAAGCTGTGGACGCAGGGACGGTTGACGATGGAGCAGAGACTGCTGCCACCAGTGATGATTCAGCTGAAGATGCTAACACAAATGATGATGAGACTGCAGAGGAGCAACCAGCTGAAGCAGCAACAGCTGAAGAGACTGCTACAAAAAATGAAAGGGATGTCTCAAGTGAAGATGAATTAAAGGAACAGACTGGTGAAGATGAAATTGAAGCAGAAGAGACTGCTGTGGCACCCACAACTGAAAATGAATCTGACAATGAGGAAGCTGTGGAGGAAGAGTCAAAGGAAGAGCTTGCAGAAGCCACTAAAGCTGAAGAAAATACTGCAGAAGAGTCTGATGTGGCAGTCACGACTGAAGATGAATGTGACGAGGATGAGGCTGCCATGAACGATAGAGAGGAAACTGCAGATAATGATCAAGCAACATCGGCTGAAGATGAAATCGCAGTGGAAAAAGATGATGTCACAAGTGAAGGTGAAGCTGAAGATAACAATGTAGCAGAACAGGCAGATGTTGAAGCTACAACTGATCATGAATCTGACAAAGATGCAGCTGTGGAAGCCACCAATGCAGATGAGTCTGAGTCAGAGGTAAAGGACAGAGCTGACAAAGCAACAAGTGAAGATGAGATTgctgaagagaaagaaaatgccGTCACAAGTGAAGATGAaatgaaagaagaagaagaagaagaa GAAGAAGCTGGCGATGCCACGACAGCTGATGAGGAAAATGCAGCAGACACAACTGAACATGAATCTGAAAAAGAGGCTGTTACCACAGATGAGGATGACACCAAAGAGGAGGCTGCTGAGCTAGACACAgccacagaaaaagaaaattcaGGTGAAGAGGAAATCATTAAAGCTGATAATGAATCAAAAGAAGAGGAGGTGGAAGAAAACACAGAACTTGTGGAAAAGGATGATAATGTAGAAgctgaatctgaatctgcaatagAAGTAAGCTCCAAAGCTGTGACTGAAAATGAATCAGAGGAAGAGAGCGATGAATCAGCCACAGATGAAAATGAATCAGTAAACAACGCAACAACAGACGCAAATGAGACCGCAGGAGAAGAGGATACTTCACAAGTTATAAATGATGAATCAGGAGAAACGCATTCAGAAACCAAGGCTGAGAATGAGACTGTCGATGAAAGTGCAGGAgaagatgaaaatgcagaagagGATAAAGTGGCTACAGATGAAAATGGGACTTTGAGTGAGGCAGAACGTATCGAAGTCACATCAGCTGAAACAAAATCATCTGCAGAAGGCAGTGCCGCTGAAGATTCTGTTcatgaagaagaaaaagttGAGGAAGACGATAATGAATCTCACAATAAGGAACTAGAAGAAGGTGAAACAACTGGCGAGGAATCAGAACAGGCTGAAAATGAAA ATTGCACAGGGGCCGAAACAACAGGAGATGAGATTGAAGAACGTGAAACAGCAGAAGAAGAATCGGGAGAGGCTGAAATGGCAGGGAATGAGATAACTGAAAGTGGCGCTGGCGAAGAATGTGGAGCAGATGGTGTATCTGCaggagaggaggatggagaggCCCAAACAGGAAGGGAAGAATGCACCGATAACACAGAAGATGAATCTGAAGATAACACACAGCAACTTGCAGACGGAGAAGAAAAAGGTGACATGACTGAAGAGCATCAAGAAGATGCTATAACTGAGACAAATGATGAAACAGAAGGCCCTGATGATGTGGTGGAGCTGAAGCCAGATGAGGAGGAAATATTGGAAAACAACGACGAAAACAAACTAATAATGGAAGATGTAgatgataataatgatgaaCAAGGAACAAATTTAACACAATGTGAATGTATTAACATCCCAAATGAAAGCCATGATAATGACGAAGATGTCGAAGCCTCcgaaagagaggaggaaactGAGACAGCCAATGAAGGAAACCAGGGAGATTCAGCTGACGGAGAAGATGAAGCAGAAGAATATTCAGACGAACCAGAGGAAGAAACTGATTATGGAGAGAAAGATTTTGTTCCAAGCAAAACAGATAATCAAGAGGCAGCTAAAAGAGCAGCTGCAAAAACGACATTAATCCCACTTGATACTTTGATCCAAGTGAATGCAGAATCTGAGGATGGCACTTATGCTGATGTTGAAGATTCTGAGACTGACACAAACAGCCAAGAAGAAGTAACAAGCCTTGAGTTAAAGgcattgaaaaatatttcatCCTAA